The Pseudomonadota bacterium genome contains a region encoding:
- a CDS encoding GGDEF domain-containing protein: MRHDRPEQVAETARSALAKMGELGVAPTPQNFALWYLYASRQRPELGQALDALIAVKRPIDEATLAELYQRFLGHDGLTVAAAGEDMEAVLVRLLDQVDAFGRHSASYSGTLAQAGGALAEGIADLALKAMVSRLLAETHRVEEVNRTLQGELEHSAREVKRLRKRLEHVQVAAETDPLTGVANRKRFDHRLKEAARTAVELGQPLSLLMVDIDQFRQFNEVHGHQLADEVLKLVARTVHDSVRPSDTAARYGGDEFAVILPKATHEQAINVGERIRGAIASRKITVRNTGTVIGSITLSIGVGTLKPGEPMEDLIKRADEALYASKRGGRNRVSGGGAAAGLVQEVAAADPPVAQKGARAG; encoded by the coding sequence GTGCGGCACGATCGACCCGAGCAGGTAGCGGAAACGGCACGCTCTGCCCTGGCCAAGATGGGCGAGCTCGGCGTCGCCCCCACGCCGCAGAATTTCGCGCTTTGGTATCTCTATGCGAGCCGGCAGCGGCCGGAGCTGGGGCAGGCGCTGGATGCGCTCATCGCCGTCAAGCGCCCGATCGACGAGGCAACCTTAGCCGAGCTGTATCAGCGCTTTCTCGGTCACGATGGTCTCACCGTCGCCGCGGCGGGCGAGGACATGGAGGCGGTCCTGGTCCGCCTGCTCGATCAGGTCGATGCCTTCGGACGCCACAGCGCCAGCTATAGCGGCACGCTTGCCCAAGCCGGCGGCGCGCTCGCCGAGGGCATCGCCGACCTGGCGCTGAAGGCGATGGTGAGCCGGCTTTTGGCCGAGACGCATCGGGTGGAAGAGGTCAATCGCACGCTGCAGGGCGAGCTCGAGCACTCGGCGCGCGAGGTCAAGCGGCTGCGCAAGCGGCTGGAGCACGTCCAGGTCGCGGCCGAGACCGATCCCTTGACCGGTGTGGCCAATCGCAAGCGTTTCGATCATCGCTTGAAGGAAGCGGCGCGCACGGCCGTCGAGCTGGGGCAGCCGCTCTCGCTGCTCATGGTCGACATCGACCAGTTCCGGCAGTTCAACGAGGTCCACGGCCATCAGCTGGCGGACGAAGTGCTGAAGCTGGTTGCGCGCACCGTGCATGACAGCGTGCGGCCGAGCGACACCGCGGCGCGTTACGGCGGCGACGAATTCGCCGTCATCCTGCCCAAGGCCACGCACGAGCAGGCCATCAACGTCGGCGAGCGCATCCGCGGCGCCATCGCGTCGCGCAAGATCACGGTCAGAAACACCGGCACCGTCATCGGCAGCATCACGCTCTCGATCGGCGTCGGTACCTTGAAGCCGGGCGAGCCGATGGAGGACCTGATCAAGCGTGCCGATGAGGCGCTCTACGCCTCCAAGCGCGGCGGCCGCAATCGCGTCTCCGGAGGGGGTGCAGCAGCAGGCCTCGTCCAGGAGGTCGCCGCGGCGGATCCGCCCGTCGCTCAAAAAGGCGCCCGCGCCGGCTGA
- a CDS encoding thioesterase family protein, which produces MHGDGDDLLRLHEERVRPEWIDANGHMNVAYYVLAFDNATDTVFNHLGIGTAHRQRTSQAVFVLEAHVTYERELKAGDPMRFTTQLLGVDQKRLHFFHAMYHAEAGFLAATNEVLGLHVDLLQRRSQPFPEPALGRLRQLADRHARLPRPPQAGRVIALKKPGIGTAA; this is translated from the coding sequence ATGCATGGCGATGGCGACGATCTCTTGCGGCTGCATGAGGAGCGGGTGCGTCCGGAATGGATCGACGCCAACGGCCATATGAACGTCGCCTACTATGTGTTGGCCTTCGACAACGCCACCGACACGGTTTTCAACCATCTCGGCATCGGCACGGCCCATCGCCAGCGGACCTCCCAGGCGGTCTTCGTGCTCGAAGCCCATGTCACCTATGAGCGCGAGCTGAAGGCGGGCGATCCCATGCGGTTCACCACGCAGCTTCTGGGTGTGGACCAGAAGCGACTGCACTTCTTTCATGCCATGTACCATGCCGAGGCGGGGTTTCTCGCCGCCACCAACGAAGTTCTCGGCCTCCATGTCGATCTCCTCCAGCGCCGCAGCCAGCCCTTTCCGGAGCCGGCGCTGGGGCGGCTCAGACAATTGGCAGACCGCCATGCAAGGCTCCCCCGACCGCCCCAGGCCGGGCGCGTCATCGCCCTGAAAAAGCCGGGCATCGGCACCGCCGCCTGA
- a CDS encoding UvrD-helicase domain-containing protein → MSDEFAPLETPQSNGPLPYLAGLNQAQIHAVEAQDGPVLVLAGAGTGKTRVLTARLAHLLASGRARPWNILAVTFTNKAAREMKQRVAAMIGPAVEQVWLGTFHALCTRILRRHAELAGLRSNFTILDSDDQIRLLKQLIAAHNIDDKRWPARVVLGVIQRWKDKALTPDRVPTEEAGEIAGGRAVALYRAYQERLRTLNAADFGDLILHTVTLFQTQVEVLRSYQQQFRYILVDEYQDTNVAQYLWLRLLAQGHRNLCCVGDEDQSIYGWRGAEIGNILRFEHDFPGARVIRLEQNYRSTPHILAAAAGLIAHNQSRLGKTLWTASNEGEKVRVQGVWDGEEEARAVGEEIEALQRRGERLAEMAILVRAGFQTREFEERFISLGLAYKVIGGLRFYERQEIRDALAYLRVVAQPDDDLAFERIVNVPKRGIGDASLSALHKTARAQGVSLTRATRALIATDELKPQARRTLAALIQDFDRWRKLAEGMPGPELAGIVLDESGYTGMWQADKSIEAPGRLENLKEFVRAIEAFDSLTGFLEHVALVVENAEAVDGDQVSMMTLHSAKGLEFDTVFLPGWEEGLFPHPRSLDENGEKGLEEERRLAYVGLTRARHRALISHAANRRVHNLWQSSIPSRFVGEMPAASLDYLSEPGLYSGAGHGLFGLGEEAWGARAGSGIAVASGRQNWGRHYGAAPLIEADARVFGSESAKPSYAAGMRVFHQKFGYGTVETVTGDKLEVAFDHAGRKKVIDSFVAKA, encoded by the coding sequence ATGTCGGATGAGTTCGCCCCCTTAGAAACACCGCAGTCCAACGGCCCGCTGCCCTATTTGGCCGGGCTCAACCAGGCGCAGATCCACGCGGTCGAGGCGCAGGACGGCCCGGTCCTGGTCCTGGCCGGCGCCGGCACCGGCAAGACCCGCGTGCTGACGGCCAGGCTCGCTCATCTGCTTGCCTCCGGTCGCGCGCGTCCGTGGAACATCCTCGCGGTCACCTTCACCAACAAGGCGGCGCGCGAGATGAAGCAGCGGGTGGCCGCCATGATCGGCCCGGCGGTCGAGCAGGTGTGGCTCGGCACGTTCCATGCGCTGTGCACGCGCATCCTCCGCCGGCATGCGGAGCTGGCCGGGCTCAGGTCCAACTTCACCATCCTCGATTCCGACGACCAGATCCGGCTCTTGAAGCAGCTCATCGCCGCCCACAACATCGATGACAAGCGATGGCCGGCCAGGGTCGTCTTGGGCGTGATCCAGCGCTGGAAAGACAAGGCGCTCACCCCCGACCGGGTGCCCACGGAGGAAGCGGGGGAGATCGCCGGCGGCCGCGCGGTCGCGCTCTACCGCGCCTATCAGGAGCGCCTGAGGACGCTGAACGCCGCCGATTTCGGCGACCTGATCTTGCACACGGTGACGCTGTTTCAGACCCAGGTCGAGGTGCTGCGGAGCTATCAGCAGCAATTCCGCTACATCCTGGTCGACGAATACCAGGACACCAATGTCGCGCAATATCTCTGGCTGAGACTCTTGGCTCAAGGCCATCGCAACCTTTGCTGCGTCGGCGACGAGGATCAGTCGATCTATGGCTGGCGTGGTGCCGAGATCGGCAACATTCTCCGCTTCGAGCACGATTTCCCCGGCGCCCGCGTGATCCGGCTCGAGCAGAATTATCGCTCGACCCCGCACATCCTGGCCGCGGCAGCGGGACTGATCGCCCACAACCAGAGCCGGCTCGGCAAGACCTTGTGGACCGCGTCCAACGAGGGCGAGAAGGTGCGCGTGCAGGGCGTGTGGGACGGCGAGGAGGAGGCGCGCGCGGTGGGCGAGGAGATCGAGGCCCTCCAGCGCCGGGGCGAGCGGCTCGCCGAGATGGCGATCCTGGTGCGCGCCGGCTTCCAGACCCGGGAATTCGAAGAGCGCTTCATCAGCCTGGGCCTCGCCTACAAGGTGATCGGGGGCCTGCGCTTCTACGAGCGCCAGGAGATTCGCGACGCGCTCGCCTATCTGCGCGTGGTGGCGCAGCCCGACGACGATCTCGCCTTCGAGCGCATCGTCAACGTGCCGAAGCGCGGCATCGGCGATGCGAGCTTGAGCGCGCTCCACAAGACCGCCCGCGCGCAAGGGGTCTCGCTCACCCGCGCGACGCGGGCCCTGATCGCGACCGACGAGCTGAAGCCCCAGGCGCGCCGCACCTTGGCCGCGCTCATCCAGGACTTCGATCGCTGGCGCAAGCTGGCCGAGGGCATGCCGGGCCCGGAGCTGGCGGGAATCGTCTTGGACGAATCCGGCTATACCGGCATGTGGCAGGCGGACAAGTCGATCGAGGCGCCCGGCCGCCTGGAGAATTTGAAAGAGTTCGTGCGCGCGATCGAGGCGTTCGACAGCCTCACCGGCTTTCTCGAGCATGTGGCGCTGGTGGTGGAGAACGCCGAGGCGGTCGATGGCGATCAGGTCTCAATGATGACCCTGCACAGCGCCAAGGGCCTGGAGTTCGACACGGTGTTCCTGCCGGGCTGGGAGGAGGGGCTGTTCCCGCATCCCCGGTCCTTGGACGAGAACGGCGAGAAGGGGCTCGAGGAGGAGCGGCGGCTTGCCTATGTCGGCCTCACCCGCGCCCGCCACCGCGCGCTCATCAGCCACGCCGCCAATCGCCGCGTGCACAATCTCTGGCAATCCAGCATCCCATCCCGCTTCGTCGGCGAGATGCCTGCTGCCTCGCTCGACTATCTGAGCGAGCCCGGCCTCTACTCCGGCGCCGGCCACGGTCTCTTTGGCCTCGGCGAGGAGGCCTGGGGCGCCAGGGCCGGGAGCGGGATCGCAGTTGCGAGCGGCCGCCAGAATTGGGGCCGCCATTACGGTGCCGCACCGCTCATCGAAGCCGATGCCCGCGTGTTCGGCTCCGAGTCGGCGAAGCCCAGCTACGCCGCCGGCATGCGCGTGTTCCACCAGAAATTCGGCTACGGCACGGTCGAGACCGTCACCGGCGACAAGCTCGAGGTCGCCTTCGACCATGCTGGCCGGAAGAAGGTGATCGACAGCTTCGTCGCCAAGGCGTGA
- a CDS encoding glycosyltransferase — translation MNSALAYQPVDRPQAAVGGRITVHGKFFFRGAEKHYLKGVTYGPFGPGSHGAQVPERPMVERDLALMADLGVNTVRVFTTPPGWFLDRCEAWGMSALVGIPWTQHVAFLDDAEEKRRIREAIGAGVRANAGHKAILGYLVGNEISPDIVRWHGPEKIRGFLKDLSSVAKDIDSDALVSYANYPSTEYLNLDFADFLAFNVYLHREADFRSYLMRLHNLAVDRPVVLTEFGMDSMREGAALQAETLRWQIAAAYELGAAGTCIFSWTDEWFTGGYVIEDWAFGLVTRERAPKPSFHAVQSVYKTALPPRLPRYPKVSVVICSYNAERTMDQCLASFEHLNYPNFEVIVVNDGSKDRTLEISERYAKKYPFLQIVSQENKGLSAARNVGMEHSTGEIVAYTDSDCVVDPDWLTYLVAKMLSSSLAAVGGPNFPPPEEELVPAAVAVSPGGPTHVLLSDDVAEHIAGCNMAFRRDLLTEIGGFDPLFRAAGDDVDLCWRLQFAGYTIGFSPAAVVWHFRRNTVGAYIGQQRGYGKAEALVYAKHPFRFNLFGQARWLGRIYGDLSASLLISRRPLIYAGVFGRGLFQTLYEPPSSIAAFLPLTLEWNVIAWPLAAAALLFGGSMWFGLIPLLLSFAIAIAGSLRAPIEPRFRGLRARALVALLIYLGPLVRGWERLKWRIKGLTEVEPIQYAPPRQQVQWHLPDRAFTLSYWNEVGIEKEALLNGIYSFLTPRKYFVIIDQGWSNWDLKVSRGLWARSEIKVVGENHGGSKRLLRVRCALRLSRLSALALRSYAGLAAACFLFDWNMLAIMAVAVGLMNSGFVVYETVRLGRVLHRVIEIVAGREQLISISDRPNAAS, via the coding sequence ATGAACAGCGCTCTTGCCTATCAACCCGTCGATCGCCCGCAAGCGGCGGTCGGCGGGCGGATCACCGTGCACGGAAAATTCTTCTTCCGCGGCGCCGAGAAGCACTACCTCAAAGGCGTGACCTACGGGCCTTTCGGGCCCGGTAGCCATGGCGCCCAGGTGCCGGAGCGCCCGATGGTGGAGCGCGACCTGGCGCTGATGGCCGATCTTGGCGTCAACACCGTGCGCGTCTTCACCACGCCGCCCGGCTGGTTCCTCGACCGCTGCGAGGCTTGGGGAATGAGCGCGCTCGTCGGCATTCCCTGGACGCAGCATGTGGCCTTTCTCGACGATGCCGAGGAGAAGCGGCGCATCCGCGAGGCGATCGGCGCCGGGGTCCGGGCCAATGCCGGCCACAAGGCGATCTTGGGATACCTCGTCGGCAACGAAATCTCGCCCGACATCGTGCGCTGGCATGGGCCCGAGAAGATCCGCGGCTTCCTCAAGGATCTCTCCTCGGTCGCCAAGGACATCGATTCCGATGCCCTCGTCAGCTACGCCAACTATCCCTCAACCGAATATCTCAACCTCGACTTCGCCGACTTTCTTGCCTTCAACGTCTATCTGCACCGCGAGGCGGATTTCCGCAGCTACCTCATGCGGCTGCACAACCTGGCGGTGGATCGGCCGGTGGTGCTGACCGAGTTCGGCATGGATTCCATGCGCGAGGGTGCGGCCCTGCAGGCCGAGACCCTGCGCTGGCAGATCGCGGCTGCCTACGAGCTCGGCGCCGCCGGCACCTGCATCTTCTCCTGGACCGACGAGTGGTTCACCGGCGGCTATGTCATCGAAGACTGGGCCTTCGGGCTGGTCACCCGCGAGCGGGCGCCGAAGCCGTCCTTCCACGCGGTGCAGTCGGTATACAAGACCGCGCTGCCGCCGCGCCTGCCGCGCTATCCCAAGGTCTCGGTGGTGATCTGCTCCTACAACGCCGAGCGCACCATGGACCAGTGCCTGGCCTCGTTCGAGCACCTCAATTATCCGAATTTCGAGGTGATCGTCGTCAACGATGGCTCCAAGGATCGCACCCTCGAGATCTCCGAGCGCTACGCCAAGAAATACCCGTTCCTGCAGATCGTCAGCCAGGAGAACAAAGGCCTCAGTGCTGCGCGCAATGTCGGCATGGAGCACTCGACCGGCGAGATCGTCGCCTACACCGACTCGGACTGCGTCGTTGATCCGGATTGGCTGACATATCTCGTCGCCAAGATGCTGTCCTCCAGCCTGGCCGCCGTCGGCGGACCGAATTTTCCTCCGCCCGAGGAGGAACTGGTGCCCGCCGCGGTCGCCGTCTCGCCCGGCGGTCCCACCCATGTGCTCCTGTCGGACGACGTGGCCGAGCACATCGCCGGCTGCAACATGGCCTTTCGCCGCGATTTACTGACCGAGATCGGCGGCTTCGATCCGTTGTTCCGGGCGGCCGGCGACGATGTCGATTTGTGCTGGCGCCTGCAGTTCGCCGGCTACACCATCGGCTTCAGCCCGGCGGCGGTGGTCTGGCATTTCCGGCGCAACACGGTCGGTGCCTATATCGGCCAGCAGCGCGGCTACGGCAAGGCCGAGGCCCTCGTCTACGCGAAGCACCCCTTTCGCTTCAATCTCTTCGGCCAGGCGCGCTGGCTTGGGCGCATCTACGGCGACCTGTCCGCCTCGCTGCTCATCTCCAGGCGGCCCTTGATCTATGCGGGCGTGTTCGGCCGCGGGCTGTTTCAAACGCTGTACGAGCCGCCGTCTTCGATCGCCGCCTTCCTGCCCTTGACCCTCGAATGGAACGTGATTGCCTGGCCGCTGGCGGCCGCGGCACTCCTCTTCGGCGGCTCCATGTGGTTCGGGCTGATACCGCTCCTCCTGTCCTTCGCCATCGCCATCGCCGGCAGCCTGCGCGCGCCGATCGAGCCGCGCTTCCGGGGGCTTCGCGCGCGCGCCCTGGTGGCGCTCCTCATCTATCTCGGCCCCCTGGTCCGCGGCTGGGAGCGCTTGAAGTGGCGGATCAAGGGGCTGACCGAGGTCGAGCCGATCCAATACGCCCCGCCGCGCCAGCAGGTGCAATGGCACCTTCCCGATCGCGCCTTCACCTTGAGCTACTGGAACGAGGTTGGCATCGAGAAGGAGGCGCTGCTCAACGGCATCTACAGCTTCCTCACCCCGCGCAAATACTTCGTCATCATCGACCAGGGCTGGAGCAACTGGGATCTTAAGGTGAGCCGCGGCCTGTGGGCGCGATCGGAGATCAAGGTAGTGGGCGAGAATCACGGCGGATCGAAGCGGCTCCTCAGGGTACGCTGCGCGCTCCGGCTGTCGCGGCTGTCGGCCTTGGCGCTCCGCTCCTATGCGGGCCTGGCGGCCGCCTGCTTCCTCTTCGATTGGAACATGCTGGCGATCATGGCGGTGGCGGTCGGCCTGATGAATTCCGGCTTCGTCGTCTACGAGACCGTGCGGCTCGGCCGCGTGCTGCACCGGGTGATCGAGATCGTCGCCGGGCGCGAGCAGCTCATTTCCATCTCGGACCGCCCGAACGCCGCATCGTGA
- a CDS encoding 50S ribosomal protein L11 methyltransferase — protein sequence MTGPRGSVIAGWRIEFEVPERALAVFAAALDGLAEAVATVEVAGSCAWRVEAFANQAPDPAGLALALELAAAASGLPVPAPSIHAVPAIDWVAANYREFPPVQAGRYFIHGSHWRGSSPPGSIQLRIDAATAFGSGEHATTRGCLLALDRLQRRLRLRHVLDLGCGTGILGLAAARTWHCPTLGVDIDPVAVKVAGANARANGLARWVRMAVSRGFANPAIRRRGPYDLILANVLARPLMRLARPLARRLAPGGHAVLSGLLASQERQVLAAQRMQGLTLQTRIAIDGWHTLVVRRAPRRLRAD from the coding sequence ATGACCGGCCCCCGCGGCAGCGTCATCGCCGGCTGGCGCATCGAATTCGAGGTGCCGGAACGGGCATTGGCGGTGTTTGCCGCCGCCCTCGACGGGCTGGCCGAGGCGGTGGCTACGGTCGAGGTCGCCGGGTCTTGCGCCTGGCGGGTGGAGGCCTTCGCCAACCAGGCGCCCGACCCCGCCGGGCTGGCACTGGCCCTCGAGCTGGCGGCGGCGGCCTCGGGACTGCCGGTTCCCGCCCCCAGCATCCATGCCGTGCCGGCGATCGATTGGGTCGCGGCCAACTACCGCGAGTTCCCGCCGGTCCAGGCCGGCCGCTATTTCATTCACGGCTCCCATTGGCGGGGATCGTCGCCGCCCGGCAGCATCCAGCTCCGCATCGATGCGGCGACCGCCTTCGGCTCGGGCGAGCATGCGACCACGCGGGGCTGTCTCCTCGCCCTTGATCGCCTGCAGCGCCGGCTGCGGCTGCGGCACGTGCTCGATCTCGGCTGCGGCACCGGAATCCTCGGCCTCGCCGCCGCCCGGACCTGGCATTGTCCGACGCTCGGCGTCGACATCGACCCGGTCGCCGTCAAGGTGGCAGGCGCCAATGCCCGAGCGAATGGCCTCGCCCGCTGGGTTCGCATGGCCGTGAGCCGAGGCTTCGCCAACCCGGCGATCCGGCGCCGAGGGCCTTACGACCTCATTCTCGCCAATGTGCTGGCCCGACCGCTGATGCGCCTCGCCCGGCCGCTCGCCCGGCGCCTGGCCCCGGGCGGCCATGCCGTGCTTTCGGGCCTGCTTGCCTCCCAGGAGCGCCAGGTGCTTGCGGCCCAGCGCATGCAGGGCCTCACCTTGCAAACACGGATCGCAATCGACGGCTGGCACACCCTCGTCGTCCGCCGCGCGCCCCGCCGGCTCAGGGCCGATTGA
- a CDS encoding ABC transporter ATP-binding protein — translation MSTFRKVLPYLRPYRWLFLLSIFQMLAITATELLKPWPLKVVVDNVLGRTPIGLAILEDWSPTSLLLAAVATTVAVQALIGLISMWSNYVSIGIGQSMVNDIRGDLYGHLQRLSLLFHSRQRLGDLMYRITADTYAVQTLMLNGVLPVLQAATLLAGMFLVMWGMDPSLTLLAIVVCPILYLVIHLLDRPIVEAAEAMKRHEAAVYSVVQWAMGAIKVVQAFGKEEEERKRFLAASRASMDANLRLYNWQTAYSAIVNTIIAFGTALVLYAGAEAVLGGRLSLGQLLVFVTYLASLYGPINTMSQTWGQIQGARIGARRVFELLDVEPDLKDGVRLLAANALAGRVTWRGVAFHYHADVSVLRAIDLDVAPGERIAVVGPTGAGKSTMLGMLPRFFDPTSGAIEIDGIDIREFQLKDLRRQVAMVLQPPLIFPLSIRDNIAYGRPEASQAEIEAAARLARIDQMIGRLPQGYDTQVGEGGATLSEGEKQRLTIARAILMDARFLILDEPTSSLDAETEAQVMAGLAALTSRRTTFTIAHRLSTVVNADRIVVLRDGIIVESGPFAELIRRNGAFAQLYRTQFQERDKQAAPPA, via the coding sequence ATGAGCACCTTTCGCAAGGTTCTGCCCTATCTCCGGCCTTATCGCTGGCTGTTCCTGCTCAGCATATTCCAGATGCTGGCGATCACCGCGACCGAGCTCTTGAAGCCCTGGCCCTTGAAGGTCGTGGTCGACAACGTGCTGGGCCGCACGCCGATCGGGCTAGCGATCCTCGAGGATTGGTCGCCGACGTCCCTTCTCCTCGCCGCCGTGGCCACCACGGTCGCCGTGCAGGCGCTGATCGGGCTCATCAGCATGTGGAGCAACTACGTCTCCATCGGCATCGGCCAGAGCATGGTGAACGACATCCGCGGCGACCTCTACGGCCATCTGCAGCGGCTGTCGCTGTTGTTCCATAGCCGCCAGCGGCTGGGCGACCTCATGTACCGCATCACCGCCGACACCTATGCGGTGCAGACCTTGATGCTGAACGGCGTGCTCCCGGTCCTCCAGGCGGCGACGTTGCTCGCTGGCATGTTCCTGGTGATGTGGGGCATGGATCCGAGCCTGACCTTGCTCGCCATCGTCGTCTGCCCGATCCTCTACCTCGTCATCCATCTCCTCGATCGGCCGATCGTCGAGGCGGCCGAGGCGATGAAGCGCCACGAGGCGGCGGTCTACTCGGTCGTGCAATGGGCGATGGGCGCCATCAAGGTGGTGCAGGCCTTCGGCAAGGAGGAGGAGGAGCGCAAGCGCTTCCTGGCCGCGAGCCGCGCCAGCATGGATGCCAATCTCCGCCTATATAATTGGCAGACTGCCTATTCCGCGATCGTCAACACCATCATCGCGTTCGGCACCGCGCTCGTGCTCTATGCCGGGGCCGAGGCGGTGTTGGGCGGCCGGCTGAGCCTCGGCCAGCTCCTGGTGTTTGTCACCTACCTCGCCTCGCTCTATGGGCCCATCAACACCATGAGCCAGACCTGGGGGCAGATCCAGGGTGCCCGCATCGGCGCCCGCCGGGTCTTCGAGCTCCTCGATGTCGAGCCCGACCTCAAGGACGGCGTCCGGCTCTTGGCCGCCAATGCCCTCGCCGGGCGCGTTACCTGGCGCGGCGTCGCCTTCCACTACCACGCTGATGTCTCGGTCTTGCGCGCGATCGATCTCGACGTGGCGCCGGGCGAGCGGATCGCCGTGGTCGGGCCGACCGGTGCGGGCAAGTCGACGATGCTGGGCATGCTGCCGCGGTTTTTCGACCCGACCTCCGGCGCCATCGAGATCGACGGCATCGACATTCGCGAATTCCAGCTCAAGGATTTGCGCCGCCAGGTGGCGATGGTGCTGCAGCCGCCGCTGATCTTTCCCCTCTCGATCCGCGACAACATCGCCTATGGAAGGCCGGAGGCGAGCCAGGCCGAGATCGAAGCAGCCGCCCGTCTGGCGCGGATCGATCAGATGATCGGACGGCTGCCGCAGGGCTATGACACGCAGGTGGGAGAGGGCGGCGCGACCTTGTCGGAGGGCGAGAAGCAGCGGCTCACCATCGCCCGGGCGATTCTCATGGATGCGCGCTTCCTGATCCTGGACGAGCCTACATCCTCGCTCGATGCCGAGACCGAAGCCCAGGTGATGGCCGGCCTCGCCGCGCTCACCAGCCGCCGTACCACCTTCACCATCGCCCACCGGCTGTCGACCGTGGTCAATGCCGATCGCATCGTCGTCTTGCGCGACGGCATCATCGTCGAGAGCGGTCCCTTCGCCGAGCTGATTCGTCGCAACGGCGCCTTCGCGCAGCTCTACCGCACGCAATTCCAGGAGCGGGACAAGCAAGCTGCACCGCCCGCCTGA
- a CDS encoding DUF1127 domain-containing protein produces MGRSATSTEASRIDHLAIEREARQLRDENLAAALSTFGRVVGRLARRVAAWRERRATYAELVRLDDRMLADIGLNRGEIQAAAEFGQLPSRSHDASMVDIGAQTSEPFIGRPANYNRPYKAA; encoded by the coding sequence ATGGGTCGGTCCGCGACTTCTACAGAGGCCAGCCGGATCGACCACCTTGCCATCGAGCGCGAGGCACGCCAGCTGCGGGACGAGAATCTCGCAGCCGCGCTGTCGACGTTCGGGCGCGTGGTCGGGCGCTTGGCCCGCCGCGTCGCCGCTTGGCGCGAGCGCCGGGCGACCTATGCCGAGCTGGTGCGCTTGGATGACCGCATGCTGGCCGATATCGGCCTCAACCGCGGTGAGATCCAGGCCGCCGCCGAGTTCGGCCAGCTGCCGAGCCGCTCCCACGATGCGAGCATGGTCGATATCGGCGCGCAAACCAGCGAGCCCTTCATCGGCCGGCCGGCCAACTACAACCGCCCCTACAAGGCGGCGTAA